The Nocardia vinacea genome contains the following window.
CGTGTGCTCTGCGGCGGTCGGCGTCACGATCGCGGCGGCTTGTTCTTTGAACCGACGGTTCTGGCCGATGTCGACTCCACGATGCGCATCACACGCGAGGAGACATTCGGACCCGTGACCCCGCTCATCCGGTTCGAGCACGAATCCGATGCGATCCGCATGGCCAACGACACCGAGTTCGGGCTGGCCGCATACCTCTTCACCCGCGACGCTGAGCGTACGTGGCGGGTCAGCGCGGCTCTCGAGGCGGGAATGATCGGCATCAACACCGGCCTCATCTCCAACGAGATCGCGCCCTTCGGTGGCGTGAAGCAGTCGGGTCTGGGCCGAGAGGGATCGGTCTACGGAATCGACGAGTACATGGAAATGAAATACCTCGCATGGGAGAGCGCTGGAGCGTCGTAGAAATCGCTTCCTGAACAGAAACAACTTGGCCCTTGAACAACCCCCCGAGAGGAAAACACCATGGCTGCTTACACCCGCACCGAGGCCCGCGAATGGGCCCGCGAGAAGCTCATCGGCGCCGTCAACTGCACCATCCCGTCGTTCACGAGCGACCTGAAATCCATCAACGAGGCAGGCATCCGCCACGACATCCGTCTCGCGAAGGAACACGGCTTCCTCGGGACGCTGGGCGTCTCCGAGGTCAACATCACCCTGCCGGAATACCTGGAATTCCTGCGCATCATCCGCGATGAGGCCGGCACGGACTTCGTCGTCGTGCACCACGGAAGCTGGAGCACTCTCGCCGACAACATCGAGGCCGTTCGCGGCGCCGAGGAGGCCGGCGCAGATCTCGTGCTGCTGTCGTACCCGCCGAACTTCTACCCGGAGTCGGAAGAGGAGGTCTACCGATATACGAAGGCGGTGTGTGACGCCACCAATCTCGCCGTCATCGTCTTCCCGATGTATCTGTGGGGATTCAGTCCACGAATCCACCCGTCGGACATCCCCAGCCGCCTCATCCGTCGCCTGCTCGACGATTGCCACAACATCGCCGTCATCAAAGCTGAAGGCGGGTTTCCCTACATCCAGGGAATCATCGAGTGCCACCGTCTGTTCGGCGACGAAGTCGTCATCTCTGTACCCATCGAGGCCGATCTGATCCCCCTGTCACAGGTGATGCCCATTCAGCTCTCGGCAACCAGTGACCACGAGTTCTACGGGCCCATCATTCCGCGGGTGATGAACCTGCTCGCCGACGGCAAGCACGACGACGCGGCAGAACTGTTTTGGCAAACGCATCCTGCGCGCAAGGCCAAGGCGGCCCTGGCGCCGACGCTCAATGGTGGCGCGTTCATCAACCGCCAGGCGTGGAAGTTCCAAGGCTGGTTACAGGGATACAACGGTGGTCCGCTGCGTCAGCCCACCCAACGAATCCACGACGGTCAAATGCTCGCTCTCCGCAAGGGTCTCATCGACTCCGGCCTCGACCCGTCCATGGACCCGCTCCGCGAATTCTTCGTAGGCCGCAACCCGGCCTGACGCGCGCAATCAGCGCTAAGGCGTAGCCACCAGTTTGGCTGCTTGCGTCCGCAGTCGGTCACGGAACCACGCCTGGGCAGGATCCCCATCGAGGCGGCGCAGCCAGATGAGCGTTTCGGTGATCGGTTCTAGCTGCATGGGTGGATCGATGAACTGCAGATTGGCGGCCTTGGCCATGCGTGTCGCGAGTGTCCGCGGGATCAGCGTCACCAATGTGGTGTCGCGCAACATGAAGGGGGCCACGGCGATGCTGGTACTGACCTCGACTCTGCGCGGTATGCCTAGGACATCGAGGTTCGTGTCCCCCAAAGAGGGCCGCCCGTCCTCGAAGGTTGCCGCAAGGTAGGGCATGGCGCTGAACTCCTCGACCGTCATCGCCGAACGGACCGCGCCGTTGGCGGCATCGGCAGCCAGCACGTAGCGATCGCGATAGAGCACCTCGCGACGGACGTCGTCTCTCCAGAGAGCGGGGAACGACGAGATGACCTCTCGAGGCAGCACGATCACGTCGACACGTCCGCGAAGCATCTCAGCGGGAATGTCAATCGAGACCGTTCGAATCTGCACACGGATGTTCGGGTACGTCGACGAGATCTCGACCAGCAGCGGGTGAAGAAGCGCGGCCGCCGCGAAATCGCTGGCGACCACAGAAAACGCATGCTCATCGACCTTCGGGTCGAACGAGCCCAGGGAGGACAACGTCACCTGGAGTTCGGCCAACGTGCTGCTCACCGAGCTGGTCAGTGCGTTCGCGAGTGGGGTGGCGATCATCGTTCGGCCCTGCCGCACCAAAATTGGATCCTTGAAGAGCCTGCGCAGCCGCGCCAGGGTCGAGCTCATCGCAGATTGTCCGATCATCAGGCGCGCAGCCGCCCCGGTGACGCTCCGTTCGGACATCAACGCCTCGAACGCGACCAGCAAGTTGAGATCGACACGGCCCAGCTGTGCCAGAGAAGGGTGTGGCGAAGAGCCGGTTTCGGACACGATCGGCCTATTCACCGGGCGACGCCCGGCATCGGAGACCACGTTTTCCGGGAGGCGATATCAACGAGCCGTTCTCGGAGCCAGCGATGACTGGGGTCGTCGTCGTTCCGATCCGCCCACATCATGGCCTCGGTAATCGGCTCCAGCGGCATGGGCGGCGTGAGCAACTTCAACCGGGCCCCCTCGGCGACCGCCGACGCCAAACTGGCGGGAAGAACGGTGACGAGTGGTGTGTCGCGCAGCACGAACGGTGCAAGGCCGAAACCCGTAGTCACCTCCAGCCGCCGCGGAATGCCGAGTCGGTTCAGTTGCGTCTCGACGAGCGTGGGGGAATGTCCGTTGCTGCTTGCGAGATAGGGCAGCGACGAAAACTGTTCGAGCGTGATCTCGCGCGAGACCAGCGGGTTGGCCGCATCGACGGCGATGACGTAGGGGTCGCTGTACAGCGTCTGGTAACCGAAGGAATCGGTGATCGAGTCCGCGGCCAGCGGAACGATCGTCAGATCCACGGTGTCGGCTGTCATGTCGTGGAGGAAGGTCGCAGAAACCGGTTGGATGCGCAGCTCGACGTGCGGCGCTGCATTCCGTAGCTCGACCAGCAGGGGCTGGAGTACGGCCAGGGCAGCGTACTCACTCGCCATCACAGTGAAGCTGCGACGGTCCCGTTCAGGGTCGAAGACGGGCGGTTCGGTCAGAATCGAATTGAATCGACTCAGCGCCTCTCGCACCGGAACCACGAGAGCCTCCGCCAAAGGAGTCGGGAACATGGTCCGGCCCCGGCGCTCGAGCACCGGATCGTCGAGCAACGCCCGCAACCTCGACAACGTCGAACTCATCGCCGACTGTCCGACCGAAAGTCGGCGCGCAGCAGCCGTCACATTCTGCTCGGACATGAGCACATCGAACGCCACGAGGAGGTTCAGATCGACCTGCCGAAGATCCATGGGCTGATGGTAGGCCGTCGAATTGATCGGGTCGATAGCAAAGCATCGCCAAACATTGTTGGTGCCACGTGATCGACGCCACTACCGTTACTTCAACGGCGTCCGACCCGGGATGCAGTAAAGAGGTGAGGAGTTCACCGATGGCTTCCGGATTCAGTCCGATCACGCATTTGCGGCACGTCGGTCTTGCCGTGCCGAACTACGACCAGGCTGTGGAGTTCTACACGAAGGTGTGGGGTCTGCTGCCAATAGCCAACGATTCGGGGGTGACGTTCTTCGCGACGCCCGCTGATCCAGAGCACTACATCCTGCGCATACGAGAGGACCGACTGAAGCGTCTCGACCTCATTTCGTTTGGAGCACAGTCGATCGGTGAGGTCGACCTCCTGGCTGAGCGTCTGGGACGAGCAGGGGTGAAGATCAATCGCGACCCGGCCGTGATGACGACCCCCGGCGGTGGGTACGGCTTGCGGTTCTTCGACTTGGACGGTCGTCTCATCGAGGTGTCTGCAGACGTGGAGCAGCGCCCGTTCCGGTTGCTCGAGGAACGGGAGTCGATACCCCGGAAACTGAGCCACGTGGTGATCAATTCGACGGACGTCCAGAAGACCAAGGCGTTCTACGAAACGCATCTCGGATTCCGATTGTCGGACTGGTTGGGCGATCTGATGTGCTTCATGCGCAGCAGTTCGCAGCACCACATTCTGGCGATCTCACGGGCGCCGTCCACATCGTTGAACCACATCTCGTTCGAGATGCGAGGGCTCGACGAATACATGCGCGGCACGGGCCGGATGATCCGCAGTGGCTACCGGCCGCTGTGGGGCCCGGGTCGCCACGGCGCCGGCGACAATACATTCTCCTACTTCCTCGATCCGCTGGAAAATGTTATCGAGTACACGACCGAACTCGAAATCGTCGATGAAAACACTTGGGAGCCATCGGTATACGATCCGACCCGTTCGGAGACACAGGATCAGTGGGGCACCGGTGGAGCCATGACCGAGGTAATGCTCCCGGTCATGCTGAAACAGCGCGACGACGTCGGACTCTGGACCCCCTCACCGGTCTAGCGGGCGCGCATCATCGTGGTCCATCAACTCCACCCACAGCCTACGAAAGAGAACATTGTGTCTGATCTCGACGGGAAGGTCGCTGTCATCACCGGCGGTGCCAACGGCATCGGCCTGGCCTGCGCGCAGAAGCTGAGCGACGAGGGGGCGAAGATCGTGATCGCCGACATCGATCTCACGGCGGCCGAAAAGCGAGCCGAAGAACTCCCGACGGACTCACTCGGCGTCCAGCTCGACGTCCGAGACTCCGCCTCCGCCAACGAATTGGCCTCGACGGTGCTGCGCAAATACGGTCGGGTCGACGTCCTCGTGAACAACGCGGGAATGAACATCGGAGCCCGCAACACCGTTGACGTCACCGACGAGGAATACGACCTTCTCATGTCGATCAACGTGCGGGGCACCTTCACGACGACTCGGGCACTTCTGCCGGCTCTCATCGAGCAGCGCGGCGGCAGCATCGTCAACATGTCATCGATTTGCGGCCAACGAGGCGTCGCCCTGATTGCGGCCTACTGCGCATCGAAGTTCGCCATCGTCGGGATGACCAAAAGCTTCGCAGCCGAACTCGCCCAGTACGACATCACCGTCAACTCCGTACACCCCGGCATCGTGGCCACCGATCTGCACGACAAGGTGGTGAAAGAATTCAGTGGGCTCAATGGCCTCAGCTTCGAAGAAGGATGGGAAGGCTTCGCTTCGAGGATCCCGCTCGGCCGATTACAGACCACCGAGGACATCGGCGACATGGTGGCATTCCTTGCGTCCGATAAAGCTCGGAACATCACCGGATCAGAGTTCAACGTCGACGGTGGCCTCCTGGTGTCCTGACCCAGGTTGCGCTCGAAACCCATTATATGCACCTCAACGGCTGAGCAGGAGCCATGGACACATATCACGACACCGATGTCGTCATCGTCGGGGCCGGCCCCACCGGCCTGATGTTGGCAAACATTCTCGGGATGTACGGACAACGAGTCACTGTTCTGGAAGCGATGAGTTCGCTCATCGACTACCCGCGAGGCGTGGGACTGGACGACGAATCGTTCCGCACTATTCAGACCGTGGGCCTCGTAGACACCGTCCGCCCGCACACCAGCCCGCAGCACATCATGCGGCTGGTCAACGGCGCCGGAAAAGTCATGCTGGTCAACAACCCGCAAACCGAGGAGTTCGGCTGGGAGCGCAAGCACTCCTTCATCCAGCCCGAGGTGGACCGCGCGCTCTACGACGGCCTCGCGCGTTTCGATCACGTCCAGGTTCTATTCGACCACCGCGTCGAGTACGTCGAAGAAGACGCTGGCGGCGTCACTGCCCTCGCCCTCGCGACCTCGGCCGACGGACAGGTCACGCAGCACCGTGTCCGCGGCCGCTACCTCGTCGGCTGTGAGGGCGGGAAGTCGCCGACGCGCAAGCGGCTGGGAGTGACGTTCGAAGGAGAGTCGCCGTCGACGCGCTGGCTGGTCGTCGACGTGAACAACGACCCACTCGGCACGCCCAACGTCTTCCTCGGCGCCGATCCCCGGCGACCGTACGTCTCAATCGGGCTGCCGCACGCCGTTCGCCGCTGGGAATTCATGCTCCACGACGACGAAACCGAGGACCAGGTCACCGATCCGGCGTATGTCAACGAACTTCTCGCCGCACACGTCCCGAACCCGGCTGGGCTCGAATTCATTCGCCGACGCGTCTTCACCCACCACGGTCGCGTGGCCTCCAACTTCCGACGCGGCCGCCAACTCGTCGCGGGCGACGCCGCGCATCTGATGCCGGTGTGGATGGGGCAGGGTTGGAACTCGGGAATCCGCGACGCCACCAACCTCGGCTGGAAGCTCGCCACGGTTCTTTCGGGCCAGGCAGGCGACGATCTGCTCGACACCTACACCACCGAACGCAAGGATCACGCAAAGGCGATGGTGGACCTGTCCCTCACCTTCGGCAACGTCATCAGGATCACCAATCCTGTTGCTGCGCTTGCCCGTGACGC
Protein-coding sequences here:
- a CDS encoding LysR family transcriptional regulator, producing the protein MDLRQVDLNLLVAFDVLMSEQNVTAAARRLSVGQSAMSSTLSRLRALLDDPVLERRGRTMFPTPLAEALVVPVREALSRFNSILTEPPVFDPERDRRSFTVMASEYAALAVLQPLLVELRNAAPHVELRIQPVSATFLHDMTADTVDLTIVPLAADSITDSFGYQTLYSDPYVIAVDAANPLVSREITLEQFSSLPYLASSNGHSPTLVETQLNRLGIPRRLEVTTGFGLAPFVLRDTPLVTVLPASLASAVAEGARLKLLTPPMPLEPITEAMMWADRNDDDPSHRWLRERLVDIASRKTWSPMPGVAR
- a CDS encoding SDR family oxidoreductase, with translation MSDLDGKVAVITGGANGIGLACAQKLSDEGAKIVIADIDLTAAEKRAEELPTDSLGVQLDVRDSASANELASTVLRKYGRVDVLVNNAGMNIGARNTVDVTDEEYDLLMSINVRGTFTTTRALLPALIEQRGGSIVNMSSICGQRGVALIAAYCASKFAIVGMTKSFAAELAQYDITVNSVHPGIVATDLHDKVVKEFSGLNGLSFEEGWEGFASRIPLGRLQTTEDIGDMVAFLASDKARNITGSEFNVDGGLLVS
- a CDS encoding bifunctional 3-(3-hydroxy-phenyl)propionate/3-hydroxycinnamic acid hydroxylase; the encoded protein is MDTYHDTDVVIVGAGPTGLMLANILGMYGQRVTVLEAMSSLIDYPRGVGLDDESFRTIQTVGLVDTVRPHTSPQHIMRLVNGAGKVMLVNNPQTEEFGWERKHSFIQPEVDRALYDGLARFDHVQVLFDHRVEYVEEDAGGVTALALATSADGQVTQHRVRGRYLVGCEGGKSPTRKRLGVTFEGESPSTRWLVVDVNNDPLGTPNVFLGADPRRPYVSIGLPHAVRRWEFMLHDDETEDQVTDPAYVNELLAAHVPNPAGLEFIRRRVFTHHGRVASNFRRGRQLVAGDAAHLMPVWMGQGWNSGIRDATNLGWKLATVLSGQAGDDLLDTYTTERKDHAKAMVDLSLTFGNVIRITNPVAALARDATSSILNRFPQIKSYFAEMRFKPMPRYTQGVLADPSDCTSGRAGATITSRLIPVRTANTTVSPVGVQFPQPRVTTGDASGILLDDAIGNWWSVIVWGNSPKDVLPLDALRKLDALGARLVAVVPETQREWAHQHMDPDVLVLGDHSGRLKKWFDDRPTPLVFLRPDRFVAGACLTQNAPATLDAILASMSFVKTSPTESSQHRHRRSLITAHTHTEGTP
- a CDS encoding dihydrodipicolinate synthase family protein gives rise to the protein MAAYTRTEAREWAREKLIGAVNCTIPSFTSDLKSINEAGIRHDIRLAKEHGFLGTLGVSEVNITLPEYLEFLRIIRDEAGTDFVVVHHGSWSTLADNIEAVRGAEEAGADLVLLSYPPNFYPESEEEVYRYTKAVCDATNLAVIVFPMYLWGFSPRIHPSDIPSRLIRRLLDDCHNIAVIKAEGGFPYIQGIIECHRLFGDEVVISVPIEADLIPLSQVMPIQLSATSDHEFYGPIIPRVMNLLADGKHDDAAELFWQTHPARKAKAALAPTLNGGAFINRQAWKFQGWLQGYNGGPLRQPTQRIHDGQMLALRKGLIDSGLDPSMDPLREFFVGRNPA
- a CDS encoding VOC family protein produces the protein MASGFSPITHLRHVGLAVPNYDQAVEFYTKVWGLLPIANDSGVTFFATPADPEHYILRIREDRLKRLDLISFGAQSIGEVDLLAERLGRAGVKINRDPAVMTTPGGGYGLRFFDLDGRLIEVSADVEQRPFRLLEERESIPRKLSHVVINSTDVQKTKAFYETHLGFRLSDWLGDLMCFMRSSSQHHILAISRAPSTSLNHISFEMRGLDEYMRGTGRMIRSGYRPLWGPGRHGAGDNTFSYFLDPLENVIEYTTELEIVDENTWEPSVYDPTRSETQDQWGTGGAMTEVMLPVMLKQRDDVGLWTPSPV
- a CDS encoding LysR family transcriptional regulator, translated to MSETGSSPHPSLAQLGRVDLNLLVAFEALMSERSVTGAAARLMIGQSAMSSTLARLRRLFKDPILVRQGRTMIATPLANALTSSVSSTLAELQVTLSSLGSFDPKVDEHAFSVVASDFAAAALLHPLLVEISSTYPNIRVQIRTVSIDIPAEMLRGRVDVIVLPREVISSFPALWRDDVRREVLYRDRYVLAADAANGAVRSAMTVEEFSAMPYLAATFEDGRPSLGDTNLDVLGIPRRVEVSTSIAVAPFMLRDTTLVTLIPRTLATRMAKAANLQFIDPPMQLEPITETLIWLRRLDGDPAQAWFRDRLRTQAAKLVATP